CGAGCAACTCCTAACTAATTACCGAGGAAACGACCCAACCAAGGAACGAATCCACCCCCCACAGTACGAGAGACATAAAAACAACAACCGCTAACACTATCAACGTTGTTTGCGTGGTTTCTTGCCTGGTCGGCCATACAACTCTGCGAATTTCGGTTTTAGCTTCTTTTGCCAAAGTAAAAAAAGACTTACCTTTCACAGTTTGCAACGCAATAAAACCAGCAACACCAGCCAACACCAAGATAGCAATTAAGCGATACAATAGTGACTCAGCAGAATAGTAGTTATTACCAATCACGCCTACCGCAACTAGCAGAACAACAATTGCCCACTTAAACACATCTCCACGAGATGCTTGAGCTTCAGCATTTGAACTCATACTTCAGGTGATCCCTAACTTAAAAATAGGA
This genomic stretch from Marinomonas primoryensis harbors:
- the secE gene encoding preprotein translocase subunit SecE, which gives rise to MSSNAEAQASRGDVFKWAIVVLLVAVGVIGNNYYSAESLLYRLIAILVLAGVAGFIALQTVKGKSFFTLAKEAKTEIRRVVWPTRQETTQTTLIVLAVVVFMSLVLWGVDSFLGWVVSSVIS